The Asterias amurensis chromosome 21, ASM3211899v1 genome has a segment encoding these proteins:
- the LOC139952889 gene encoding cytochrome P450 2J4-like isoform X2, translating to MAASGASQLGQTTTSILIAVFILGVFAFYKRTKRPDGFPPGPSSLPIFGSFLGFGFNKSPHQLFRELHKKYGDIYSLNFAGQNTVLLNSAEVVKEAYVKHAVEFSGRGRAYAVGLLTEGFKDIIFSDGPQWKYQRKLAHSVFRQFTQRKQMERLVHDVTPKIASVLDAFGDKPFAPKWTVCNIVYNILATFTLGKKYELNDPEIMTYIDLRNTVMYQVGNGQPADYLPILKYIPIPSVLKFKRLLKSFHRFFYDEFNKHRERFDPAGTDTAIHTLHWAIAAMTEHPEIQEKVAMEIYEVVGRDRLPSIDDKGTLPYTEATILEVFRFGSVVPIGIPHSVMADTSLCGYKIPKGTSVMINHLALHYNPRDWAEPNKFKPEHFLKDNGELLTNLPESFLPFSCGRRSCLGEDFAKKEIFLLFTWLFSRYTFYKVPGKEMTSLLTATSNSAFNHQPRNELQVCVKRRF from the exons ATGGCTGCTTCTGGAGCCTCCCAACTCGGCCAAACAACAACCTCCATTTTAATTGCGGTGTTTATTttgggtgtttttgctttctaTAAACGAACCAAGAGGCCGGATGGCTTCCCGCCTGGGCCGAGTTCTCTGCCAATCTTTGGAAGCTTTCTGG GATTCGGTTTCAACAAATCCCCCCATCAACTCTTTAGAGAACTTCACAAGAAATATGGCGACATTTACTCTCTGAATTTTGCGGGACAGAACACTGTGTTACTGAATAGCGCCGAGGTTGTAAAGGAAGCCTATGTGAAACACGCAGTGGAGTTTTCAGGACGAGGAAGGGCGTACGCTG TTGGATTGCTCACTGAAGGATTCAAAGATATAATATTCTCAGATGGGCCACAATGGAAATACCAGCGCAAACTTGCTCACAGCGTGTTCAG ACAATTCACACAACGTAAGCAGATGGAGAGGCTCGTCCATGATGTCACTCCTAAAATAGCCAGCGTACTTGATGCCTTTGGAGACAAACCATTCGCTCCAAAGTGGACAGTTTGCAACATCGTGTATAACATTCTAGCTACATTTACCCTTGGCAAAAA GTACGAGTTAAACGATCCTGAGATTATGACGTACATTGATCTACGGAATACAGTGATGTACCAAGTCGGCAATGGCCAACCGGCTGACTACCTTCCAATCTTAAAATACATACCCATACCTTCGGTTCTTAAATTCAAGAGACTCCTGAAATCGTTCCATCGCTTCTTCTACGATGAGTTCAACAAACACCGCGAAAGATTCGACCCTG CTGGGACTGACACAGCCATTCACACTTTACACTGGGCCATAGCAGCCATGACAGAACATCCAGAAATCCAGGAGAAGGTTGCCATGGAGATATATGAGGTTGTAGGTCGTGATAGGCTGCCCTCTATTGACGATAAAGGCACTTTGCCATACACTGAGGCTACCATCTTGGAGGTATTCCGATTTGGTAGCGTGGTTCCGATTGGTATACCCCATTCAGTAATGGCGGATACTTCATTGT GCGGATACAAGATTCCTAAAGGTACCTCAGTAATGATCAATCACCTCGCTTTGCATTACAATCCGAGAGACTGGGCTGAACCCAACAAGTTCAAACCGG AGCATTTCTTGAAAGACAACGGAGAGCTTTTAACCAACCTACCAGAGAGTTTTCTGCCCTTCAGCTGTGGACGTCGTTCATGCCTCGGTGAAGACTTCGCTAAGAAGGAGATCTTCCTACTCTTCACGTGGCTGTTTAGCAGGTACACCTTCTACAAGGTACCAGGGAAGGAGATGACGTCATTACTTACGGCGACTTCAAACTCAGCGTTCAACCATCAGCCGAGAAACGAGTTACAGGTGTGCGTTAAGCGACGTTTTTaa
- the LOC139952888 gene encoding steroid 17-alpha-hydroxylase/17,20 lyase-like: MVDTEAYLNVTTILVGLVTLAVIALYMSTQRPAGSPPGPTAFPILGNITTFMTNKPVFDVFSDLRQKYGTIFSLKFALRNVVVLNTIEVIREAMVKQAVEFAGRPRIPSMEVFTEGYKDIVFTDYGPQWKFQRKLAHSAVRRFTRKEELEKLVFAVTPKVGQILDEQGDEPFAPKYTIGQAVYNILATMCFGKQYKTDDPDLMAFITANTEATEAFGNGLPSDFFPILKYVKLPVDRRVNKLVQVYFKLFYSEFEKHRENFDPENVKDFFDTLILTQKEALAAGEEEAKLLTDTHIVQTVIDLFGAGTETTTLSLHWAVAALAENPKIQERIAQEIDDVIGRDRLPSLDDKGNLPYVEATLLEILRFGSVAPLGVPHSTLVDTTLNGYKIKKGTMVMINHIGLHFDPEKWDQPEQFKPERFLNENGQLPDKLPENFLPFGLGRRVCLGEDFAKKELFLIFTWLFGRYTFYKVPGKEEESLMKLTTVSGFVHQPLDGMEVCVKKRYEFE; this comes from the exons atggttgACACCGAAGCCTATTTGAACGTAACCACCATTTTGGTTGGGTTGGTTACTCTGGCTGTCATTGCGCTGTACATGAGTACCCAGAGGCCTGCTGGTTCACCGCCCGGACCCACTGCCTTCCCAATCCTGGGAAATATTACCa CCTTCATGACCAATAAGCCTGTCTTTGACGTCTTTTCGGATCTGAGACAGAAATATGGCACCATATTTTCCTTGAAGTTTGCATTGAGGAATGTTGTTGTCTTGAACACCATTGAAGTTATCAGAGAAGCAATGGTCAAGCAGGCTGTAGAGTTTGCAGGACGACCCCGGATACCATCCA TGGAAGTGTTCACAGAGGGGTATAAGGATATCGTTTTCACTGATTATGGTCCACAGTGGAAATTTCAACGAAAGCTAGCCCACTCTGCCGTTAG ACGTTTCACCCGCAAGGAAGAATTGGAAAAGCTGGTGTTTGCAGTGACTCCGAAAGTGGGTCAAATTCTGGATGAACAAGGAGACGAGCCTTTTGCGCCAAAGTATACCATTGGGCAAGCAGTTTACAATATCCTTGCTACAATGTGTTTCGGAAAACA atatAAAACTGATGACCCTGACCTCATGGCATTCATCACTGCTAATACTGAAGCTACTGAAGCTTTTGGCAACGGTCTGCCTTCGGATTTTTTTCCGATCTTGAAGTACGTCAAACTGCCGGTTGATAGACGAGTGAACAAGTTGGTCCAAGTATATTTCAAGCTGTTTTACAGCGAGTTTGAAAAGCAccgtgaaaattttgacccag AAAATGTCAAGGACTTTTTTGACACTTTGATCTTGACCCAGAAGGAGGCATTAGCTGCCGGTGAGGAGGAGGCCAAGCTACTGACGGACACCCACATTGTTCAGACTGTCATTGACTTGTTTGGAG CCGGAACCGAGACCACCACCTTAAGTCTTCACTGGGCAGTCGCTGCACTGGCAGAGAATCCTAAAATCCAAGAGAGGATTGCCCAGGagattgatgatgtcattggTCGTGATAGACTGCCCTCTCTTGACGATAAAGGCAACTTGCCATATGTCGAGGCTACCTTACTAGAGATTCTCCGCTTTGGTTCAGTTGCTCCATTGGGTGTTCCACATTCTACACTGGTTGATACTACACTGA ATGGTTACAAGATTAAGAAAGGAACGATGGTGATGATCAACCACATAGGTCTTCATTTTGACCCTGAGAAGTGGGACCAACCTGAGCAGTTTAAACCAG AGCGGTTTTTGAATGAAAATGGTCAACTTCCCGATAAACTACCTGAGAATTTCCTCCCATTCGGCCTTGGCCGACGAGTCTGTCTTGGTGAAGACTTTGCTAAGAAGGAGCTCTTTCTTATCTTCACATGGCTGTTTGGCCGGTACACCTTCTACAAGGTACCAGGGAAGGAGGAGGAGTCCCTGATGAAGCTGACTACTGTTTCAGGCTTTGTCCACCAACCTCTTGACGGTATGGAGGTGTGTGTTAAGAAGCGCTATGAGTTTGAATAA
- the LOC139952889 gene encoding cytochrome P450 2J4-like isoform X1 — protein sequence MAASGASQLGQTTTSILIAVFILGVFAFYKRTKRPDGFPPGPSSLPIFGSFLGFGFNKSPHQLFRELHKKYGDIYSLNFAGQNTVLLNSAEVVKEAYVKHAVEFSGRGRAYAVGLLTEGFKDIIFSDGPQWKYQRKLAHSVFRQFTQRKQMERLVHDVTPKIASVLDAFGDKPFAPKWTVCNIVYNILATFTLGKKYELNDPEIMTYIDLRNTVMYQVGNGQPADYLPILKYIPIPSVLKFKRLLKSFHRFFYDEFNKHRERFDPENVGDLFDLLILKQSEEKEAGEDQAGKLTDTHIVQIVMDLLIAGTDTAIHTLHWAIAAMTEHPEIQEKVAMEIYEVVGRDRLPSIDDKGTLPYTEATILEVFRFGSVVPIGIPHSVMADTSLCGYKIPKGTSVMINHLALHYNPRDWAEPNKFKPEHFLKDNGELLTNLPESFLPFSCGRRSCLGEDFAKKEIFLLFTWLFSRYTFYKVPGKEMTSLLTATSNSAFNHQPRNELQVCVKRRF from the exons ATGGCTGCTTCTGGAGCCTCCCAACTCGGCCAAACAACAACCTCCATTTTAATTGCGGTGTTTATTttgggtgtttttgctttctaTAAACGAACCAAGAGGCCGGATGGCTTCCCGCCTGGGCCGAGTTCTCTGCCAATCTTTGGAAGCTTTCTGG GATTCGGTTTCAACAAATCCCCCCATCAACTCTTTAGAGAACTTCACAAGAAATATGGCGACATTTACTCTCTGAATTTTGCGGGACAGAACACTGTGTTACTGAATAGCGCCGAGGTTGTAAAGGAAGCCTATGTGAAACACGCAGTGGAGTTTTCAGGACGAGGAAGGGCGTACGCTG TTGGATTGCTCACTGAAGGATTCAAAGATATAATATTCTCAGATGGGCCACAATGGAAATACCAGCGCAAACTTGCTCACAGCGTGTTCAG ACAATTCACACAACGTAAGCAGATGGAGAGGCTCGTCCATGATGTCACTCCTAAAATAGCCAGCGTACTTGATGCCTTTGGAGACAAACCATTCGCTCCAAAGTGGACAGTTTGCAACATCGTGTATAACATTCTAGCTACATTTACCCTTGGCAAAAA GTACGAGTTAAACGATCCTGAGATTATGACGTACATTGATCTACGGAATACAGTGATGTACCAAGTCGGCAATGGCCAACCGGCTGACTACCTTCCAATCTTAAAATACATACCCATACCTTCGGTTCTTAAATTCAAGAGACTCCTGAAATCGTTCCATCGCTTCTTCTACGATGAGTTCAACAAACACCGCGAAAGATTCGACCCTG AAAACGTCGGTGACTTGTTTGATTTGCTGATATTAAAACAAAGTGAAGAGAAAGAAGCTGGCGAGGACCAGGCAGGGAAGCTGACGGATACACACATTGTGCAAATCGTCATGGATCTGTTGATTG CTGGGACTGACACAGCCATTCACACTTTACACTGGGCCATAGCAGCCATGACAGAACATCCAGAAATCCAGGAGAAGGTTGCCATGGAGATATATGAGGTTGTAGGTCGTGATAGGCTGCCCTCTATTGACGATAAAGGCACTTTGCCATACACTGAGGCTACCATCTTGGAGGTATTCCGATTTGGTAGCGTGGTTCCGATTGGTATACCCCATTCAGTAATGGCGGATACTTCATTGT GCGGATACAAGATTCCTAAAGGTACCTCAGTAATGATCAATCACCTCGCTTTGCATTACAATCCGAGAGACTGGGCTGAACCCAACAAGTTCAAACCGG AGCATTTCTTGAAAGACAACGGAGAGCTTTTAACCAACCTACCAGAGAGTTTTCTGCCCTTCAGCTGTGGACGTCGTTCATGCCTCGGTGAAGACTTCGCTAAGAAGGAGATCTTCCTACTCTTCACGTGGCTGTTTAGCAGGTACACCTTCTACAAGGTACCAGGGAAGGAGATGACGTCATTACTTACGGCGACTTCAAACTCAGCGTTCAACCATCAGCCGAGAAACGAGTTACAGGTGTGCGTTAAGCGACGTTTTTaa
- the LOC139952889 gene encoding cytochrome P450 1A1-like isoform X3, giving the protein MAASGASQLGQTTTSILIAVFILGVFAFYKRTKRPDGFPPGPSSLPIFGSFLGFGFNKSPHQLFRELHKKYGDIYSLNFAGQNTVLLNSAEVVKEAYVKHAVEFSGRGRAYAVGLLTEGFKDIIFSDGPQWKYQRKLAHSVFRQFTQRKQMERLVHDVTPKIASVLDAFGDKPFAPKWTVCNIVYNILATFTLGKKYELNDPEIMTYIDLRNTVMYQVGNGQPADYLPILKYIPIPSVLKFKRLLKSFHRFFYDEFNKHRERFDPENVGDLFDLLILKQSEEKEAGEDQAGKLTDTHIVQIVMDLLIAGTDTAIHTLHWAIAAMTEHPEIQEKVAMEIYEVVGRDRLPSIDDKGTLPYTEATILEVFRFGSVVPIGIPHSVMADTSLCGYKIPKGTSVMINHLALHYNPRDWAEPNKFKPGKHQQHQALPALSHGRSSVSLSFCFYFFQP; this is encoded by the exons ATGGCTGCTTCTGGAGCCTCCCAACTCGGCCAAACAACAACCTCCATTTTAATTGCGGTGTTTATTttgggtgtttttgctttctaTAAACGAACCAAGAGGCCGGATGGCTTCCCGCCTGGGCCGAGTTCTCTGCCAATCTTTGGAAGCTTTCTGG GATTCGGTTTCAACAAATCCCCCCATCAACTCTTTAGAGAACTTCACAAGAAATATGGCGACATTTACTCTCTGAATTTTGCGGGACAGAACACTGTGTTACTGAATAGCGCCGAGGTTGTAAAGGAAGCCTATGTGAAACACGCAGTGGAGTTTTCAGGACGAGGAAGGGCGTACGCTG TTGGATTGCTCACTGAAGGATTCAAAGATATAATATTCTCAGATGGGCCACAATGGAAATACCAGCGCAAACTTGCTCACAGCGTGTTCAG ACAATTCACACAACGTAAGCAGATGGAGAGGCTCGTCCATGATGTCACTCCTAAAATAGCCAGCGTACTTGATGCCTTTGGAGACAAACCATTCGCTCCAAAGTGGACAGTTTGCAACATCGTGTATAACATTCTAGCTACATTTACCCTTGGCAAAAA GTACGAGTTAAACGATCCTGAGATTATGACGTACATTGATCTACGGAATACAGTGATGTACCAAGTCGGCAATGGCCAACCGGCTGACTACCTTCCAATCTTAAAATACATACCCATACCTTCGGTTCTTAAATTCAAGAGACTCCTGAAATCGTTCCATCGCTTCTTCTACGATGAGTTCAACAAACACCGCGAAAGATTCGACCCTG AAAACGTCGGTGACTTGTTTGATTTGCTGATATTAAAACAAAGTGAAGAGAAAGAAGCTGGCGAGGACCAGGCAGGGAAGCTGACGGATACACACATTGTGCAAATCGTCATGGATCTGTTGATTG CTGGGACTGACACAGCCATTCACACTTTACACTGGGCCATAGCAGCCATGACAGAACATCCAGAAATCCAGGAGAAGGTTGCCATGGAGATATATGAGGTTGTAGGTCGTGATAGGCTGCCCTCTATTGACGATAAAGGCACTTTGCCATACACTGAGGCTACCATCTTGGAGGTATTCCGATTTGGTAGCGTGGTTCCGATTGGTATACCCCATTCAGTAATGGCGGATACTTCATTGT GCGGATACAAGATTCCTAAAGGTACCTCAGTAATGATCAATCACCTCGCTTTGCATTACAATCCGAGAGACTGGGCTGAACCCAACAAGTTCAAACCGGGTAAGCACCAACAACACCAGGCACTACCTGCTCTGAGTCATGGTCGAAGTTCAGTCAGTCTTAGCTTTTGCTTCTACTTCTTTCAACCGTAA
- the LOC139953386 gene encoding uncharacterized protein, translated as MYISPSASISLQFNLITNVKVLFNGGQNCNITLELDNNVIRHFDYDNDFGNTKLFHKLSLSHNQVQSISSSNGMLITSIFNIESNELRDWDVLADALRYGFPYVESLSIRGNSLDSLIQAPSWTEELQVLNADGNSLKNLSSESIQGFLSLTELHVSNNQILFISESAFRELKMLRYLYLDGNPLTSLFGGVFRSQGDLLILSLANCNLNELHPEYFLGLDSLERLDLSENQLVQLHSEMFRLLPQIVTMNFSNNNIKNFDLEDCQLVDGLKILLLARNSISDISSILGHCGHLETVDLSSNHIEIVPGDSIVGISPTLSRLDLFGNPLQCDCRMASIRDWLQNNPPPSTPLCHGPQGLEGRALIDLATHDLACEPPLAVLGFKMLQTVAGGTVTLPCKSTGIPAPSTSWLSPNGTVIDGNLKGKYFITQEMTLHIIKVEKSDQGLFTCRVMNELGETDEAVIHLTVAEEPGSPASPSSYILPTMFLTVLFTLLAVVLAYFLRKPLEKRSQTITTSKAKIDCRKSRVDSVDSSRYVNSVIDDGEVEPGGDEGDRYEDHEGDGYEDHEGDGYEDHEGDGYEDTASFNEDCPSSAYDNTVSLSERGDCDDYEAVEIGSVS; from the coding sequence ATGTACATATCACCCTCTGCGTCAATAAGCTTACAGTTCAATTTAATAACAAATGTCAAAGTTTTATTTAACGGTGGCCAGAATTGTAATATCACTCTTGAACTAGACAACAACGTCATTCGCCATTTTGATTACGATAATGATTTCGGGAATACCAAGTTGTTCCACAAGCTTTCTTTGAGTCATAATCAAGTTCAAAGTATTAGTAGTTCTAATGGTATGCTTATCACCTCCATATTCAACATAGAGAGTAATGAACTGCGTGATTGGGACGTATTGGCAGATGCTTTACGGTATGGCTTCCCGTATGTGGAAAGTCTAAGCATACGTGGTAACTCACTTGACTCTCTAATCCAGGCACCGTCGTGGACAGAAGAGCTTCAGGTCCTGAATGCAGATGGAAACAGTCTAAAGAACCTGTCCTCTGAAAGCATTCAAGGTTTCTTGAGTCTAACGGAGCTCCATGTGTCGAACAACCAGATACTCTTCATCTCAGAATCTGCATTTAGGGAACTGAAGATGCTTAGATACTTGTACCTAGATGGGAATCCTTTGACGTCTTTATTTGGAGGTGTCTTTCGAAGCCAGGGCGACCTGTTGATTCTGTCTCTCGCAAACTGCAATCTCAACGAGCTTCACCCAGAGTACTTCCTTGGGCTGGACTCCCTGGAGCGCTTGGATCTCTCCGAGAATCAGCTGGTTCAACTCCACTCGGAGATGTTCCGCCTTCTACCACAGATCGTCACAATGAATTTCTCTAACAACAACATTAAGAACTTTGATTTGGAGGATTGTCAACTTGTTGATGGTTTGAAAATCTTGCTCCTTGCTCGCAATTCCATCAGTGATATCAGTAGCATCTTGGGACACTGTGGTCACCTGGAGACTGTGGACTTGAGCTCGAATCATATCGAGATCGTACCGGGAGATTCCATCGTCGGAATCAGCCCAACCCTGTCCCGGCTGGACCTGTTCGGCAACCCACTTCAGTGTGACTGCAGAATGGCTAGCATACGCGACTGGCTGCAAAACAATCCACCACCATCTACCCCTCTTTGTCACGGACCACAAGGGTTAGAAGGACGCGCTCTCATAGATCTAGCAACACACGATCTGGCGTGTGAGCCCCCTCTAGCTGTTTTAGGCTTCAAAATGCTCCAAACGGTAGCTGGTGGCACAGTAACTCTACCTTGTAAATCCACGGGAATACCAGCACCCAGTACTTCATGGTTGAGTCCCAATGGTACAGTGATTGACGGTAACCTGAAAGGGAAATATTTCATCACTCAAGAAATGACTCTACACATAATAAAAGTTGAGAAATCAGACCAAGGGTTGTTTACTTGTAGAGTCATGAATGAGCTTGGAGAAACTGATGAAGCTGTGATCCATCTTACTGTAGCTGAAGAACCTGGATCTCCTGCTTCACCATCGTCTTACATCCTACCAACGATGTTTCTTACGGTCTTGTTCACTCTTCTAGCCGTGGTGCTTGCTTACTTTCTCCGTAAACCTCTTGAGAAAAGATCCCAAACAATCACAACCTCTAAAGCTAAGATTGACTGCCGTAAGAGTAGGGTGGATTCTGTGGACTCATCGCGGTATGTGAATTCTGTGATTGATGATGGGGAGGTCGAGCCAGGTGGGGATGAAGGAGATAGGTACGAGGACCATGAAGGGGATGGGTACGAGGACCATGAAGGGGATGGGTACGAGGACCATGAAGGGGATGGGTACGAGGACACTGCGTCCTTCAATGAAGATTGCCCATCTTCGGCTTACGATAATACGGTGTCCTTGAGTGAACGTGGGGATTGTGATGACTATGAAGCAGTAGAGATCGGTAGCGTCTCTTAA